The following nucleotide sequence is from Pseudomonadota bacterium.
CGATATCAAACGCGCCGGATGCCGCTTTCGCGAGCGTGGCCGTTTCGCGCGCGGCATGGCGTGTGGTCGTGATGAGTGCATCGACATTAAACGCTGCAGCGGACCGCAGGATCGCGCCGACATTGTGCGGATCAGTCACCTGGTCGAGAATCAGGCTGAAGCGCGGAAAAGGAGCGGTGAGGGGAACCGGCTGCAAGGGTGCAATCAGCGCAGCCACACCCTGATGCACCGCGTCGGCACCCAAAAGCTCGTCGAGCGCGTTCGGGTGAACCGTCTCAACCTTCAGTTTTGGCGGGATCGAGGCTTCCAGCTTCTGCAAGGCGTTAGGCGTCGCCAGCAGTGTGTGGACCTGCCGGCGGGGATTGCCAAGTGCTGCACGAACCGCGTGCAGGCCATGAATATGATAGGGCACTTCGGGTTGCTCGGCGCTCGCCCGTGCCTTCGGCGCAAATCGCTGAGCGCGCTCCGCTTTGCTTTCGCCGCGCTTGCGAGCTGCTTTGGCTTCTTTCAGGCGGCTGTAACCGGATCTTGGGTGTTTGGAGCGGCTTTGTTCGCTCATGTAGAAGGTGCCCAGCTTTGTGAATGTGTGCGGCGCTCCTAGCAGTGCTCCGAGCGGATTGACAGGCCGGATGCGAATGTTGATAACGCGCGGGCTTTGGAGCGGGTTCTCGTACCAAAGCGCGTGGAGGAGTGTCCGAGTGGTTAAAGGAGACGGACTGTAAATCCGTTGGCTACGCCTACGCTGGTTCGAATCCAGCCTCCTCCACCATCTAACTATCCAAATCTCGCGCTTCACAAGCCGCTGCCTTGTTCAACGTGCAATTTGGCAGGTTCTTAGATGACCCAAAGCTTGCGCTTCGCAAGCCAGCGGCTTGTTCAACGTGCGATTTGGCGGGTTCTTGGGTGATCCAAATCTTGCGCTTCACAAG
It contains:
- a CDS encoding RNA methyltransferase, with product MSEQSRSKHPRSGYSRLKEAKAARKRGESKAERAQRFAPKARASAEQPEVPYHIHGLHAVRAALGNPRRQVHTLLATPNALQKLEASIPPKLKVETVHPNALDELLGADAVHQGVAALIAPLQPVPLTAPFPRFSLILDQVTDPHNVGAILRSAAAFNVDALITTTRHAARETATLAKAASGAFDIVPIITVRNLADALESLRAANTMVVGLDSVAETELAQAMTQRSTSPAQPVALVMGSEGKGLRSKTRETCDAIARLPVASNELVSLNVSNAAVLALYIAREHLDADPQ